In the Mesotoga infera genome, TGTTCTTAGCCTCCAACTCGTCCTGCATATTCAGAACCACAATGATGTTTAGACCCATTTCAATGAGTTCGAGGGTCAGATAGAGGTTTCTTTGGAGGTTCGTGCTGTCGATTATCGACAAGACCAGATCGGGCTTGCTGGTCACCAGATAGTCACGGGAGATTCTTTCATCTAATGAAAAGGCATTCAAGCCGTATATCCCCGGTAAATCGACTACTTTCGCCTTTATTCCGGCGAATGAAAATACTCCTTCCTTCTTCTCTATCGTAACTCCAGGCCAATTTCCAATCTTTTGGTGCATCCCTGTCAGAGCATTGAACACCGCTGTCTTCCCCACATTGGGATTACCAGCCAGTGCGATATCTATAACGTTTTCTTCTACCGAAGCGCCCTTTAACGGCATTGTTCTCCTCCCCTCCATCTACAAAGCGGATTCTTTCGTCTATAGGTTCCACTACTATCCTGCTTGCAAGAGAGTTGCTCAGACCCATCCGAGATTCCCCAATTAGAAGAATCAACATCCCCTCCGCTGAGCCCCTCATAACTTCAACAACGGCGCTTTCAATAAGGCCAATGCTTCGCAGTTTGGATTTCTGCGTTTCGCATCCTGAAAGATCTACTATTCTGCAGCGGCCCCATCGAACATTGTTGAGAAAG is a window encoding:
- a CDS encoding ferrous iron transport protein A; this encodes MSSKGSERFFLNNVRWGRCRIVDLSGCETQKSKLRSIGLIESAVVEVMRGSAEGMLILLIGESRMGLSNSLASRIVVEPIDERIRFVDGGEENNAVKGRFGRRKRYRYRTGW